In Janthinobacterium rivuli, a single genomic region encodes these proteins:
- the rseP gene encoding RIP metalloprotease RseP produces the protein MTLITTLLAFIVALGSLITLHELGHYLVARWCGVKVLRFSIGMGKVVYSRKFGKDQTEWAISALPLGGYVSMLDSRAQDLSDLPESELRREFTRQSVWRRIAIVAAGPLANFLVAIVLYAGLFMHGIEEPSSKLGPVAEETAAHAAGLRSGDTVEAVNGKAVASWSELRWELIQATLDKQPARIEVRRPDRGQQEAILPTASLTETDLEGDVLGKLGLTLARSAPTLMEIMPGGAAARAGLQKNDQILAIDEQPVHDVAAVIATLSQAPGKTLQLQLLRQGQDLTLSITPDAVPGAGAEGAVTVGKIQAKLGQVPDMITVASGPFAAVGKASTKVWDTSVMSLKMLGKMITGQVSLKNVTGPITIADYAGQTARIGLVSYLSFIAFISISLGVMNLLPIPVLDGGHLLYYSLEVLTGRPLPERVGEIAQRLGIGLLLTLMVLAVFNDVLRLLN, from the coding sequence ATGACCTTGATTACCACCTTGCTGGCGTTCATCGTTGCGCTGGGCTCGCTGATCACCTTGCACGAGCTGGGGCATTACCTGGTGGCGCGCTGGTGCGGCGTCAAAGTGCTGCGTTTCTCGATCGGCATGGGAAAAGTGGTGTACTCGCGCAAGTTTGGCAAGGACCAGACGGAGTGGGCGATTTCCGCGCTGCCGCTGGGCGGCTATGTGAGCATGCTCGACAGCCGCGCGCAAGACCTCAGCGATTTGCCGGAAAGCGAATTGCGCCGCGAGTTCACGCGCCAGAGCGTGTGGCGCCGCATCGCCATCGTGGCCGCCGGCCCGCTGGCCAATTTCCTCGTCGCCATCGTGCTGTATGCGGGTCTGTTCATGCATGGCATCGAAGAGCCGTCGAGTAAACTCGGTCCCGTGGCCGAAGAGACGGCCGCCCATGCGGCCGGCTTGCGCAGCGGCGATACGGTTGAAGCGGTGAATGGCAAGGCCGTGGCCAGCTGGTCCGAACTGCGCTGGGAATTGATCCAGGCTACCCTCGACAAGCAGCCGGCCCGCATCGAAGTGCGCCGTCCCGACCGCGGCCAGCAGGAAGCGATCTTGCCGACGGCCAGCCTGACGGAGACGGACCTGGAAGGCGACGTGCTGGGCAAGCTGGGCCTGACCCTGGCCCGTTCCGCGCCCACCTTGATGGAAATCATGCCCGGTGGCGCCGCCGCGCGCGCCGGCCTGCAGAAGAACGACCAGATCCTGGCCATCGACGAACAGCCCGTGCACGACGTGGCGGCCGTCATCGCCACCCTGAGCCAGGCGCCGGGCAAGACCTTGCAATTGCAGCTCCTGCGCCAGGGCCAGGATCTGACCCTGTCCATCACGCCGGACGCCGTGCCGGGCGCCGGGGCGGAGGGAGCTGTAACAGTTGGTAAGATACAAGCAAAGCTGGGGCAGGTGCCGGATATGATCACCGTGGCCTCCGGACCGTTCGCCGCCGTGGGCAAGGCGTCCACCAAGGTCTGGGATACCAGTGTCATGAGCCTGAAAATGCTGGGCAAAATGATCACCGGCCAGGTCTCGCTGAAGAATGTGACGGGGCCCATTACCATCGCCGATTACGCGGGCCAGACGGCGCGCATCGGCCTGGTAAGCTACCTGAGCTTCATTGCCTTCATCAGTATCAGTCTGGGCGTGATGAATTTGCTACCCATTCCTGTTCTGGATGGCGGGCATTTGCTGTATTATTCGCTGGAAGTTTTGACCGGACGCCCCTTGCCGGAGCGCGTAGGCGAGATTGCCCAGCGCCTGGGGATCGGTTTGTTGCTGACCTTGATGGTGCTTGCCGTCTTTAATGACGTGTTGCGATTGCTGAATTAG
- the bamA gene encoding outer membrane protein assembly factor BamA has product MKLHSARFALPSFRRSLIGAAVMAICSGHALAVQPFTVKDIRVEGIQRTEAGTVFAYLPVRVGETFSDEKSIAAIKALYATGMFKDVRLEAEGDVLVVLVEERPAIASVAFTGTKEFEKDVLVKALKEIGVGEAKIFDKASVDRAEQELKRQYLSHGLYGVKITTTVTPIERNRVNVVFAVDEGDVARIKQINIVGNKAFTDKELREQLALNTGGWFSWYTKADQYSKTKLTGDIEALKSYYLDRGYIEMQVDSTQVSITPDKKDIYLTINITEGEKYKIAGTKFEGEMFGREEELKALNLMREGEIYSGARLTATNKRIQDRLATFGYAFANVNANPEINREKHEVGFTFFIDPGKRVYVRHMNIAGNTTTRDEVIRREFRQFESSWYDSNKIKLSRDRVDRLGYFKDVTIDTPEAQGTTDQVDVNVTVVEKPTGNFLIGGAFSQSEKFTLSASISQANFAGSGNTVGIELNTSHYSRTIAFSQTNPYYTDDGISRSFEVYLRTTEPPALNIGSYKIKQTGGRVSFGVPFSEVDTVFFGIGGERSRIETDITSPIRFKQYVVDNGGPSDGIGSATTNSIPLTAAWQRDSRDSALTPSIGRYQRVNLEADLIGDQKYFRAIYEHQYFRPLFSKVTLALKGELDYGHGIGKHVYPVFKNFYGGGIGSVRGYLSSSLGAVEPSTNDALGGASRLIANAELQMPFPGSGNDRSLRWFGFLDGGQVYQEGEKMRLSQLRYSAGLGISWISPVGPLKLSYAKPLNAKPTDRLERFQFQMGTGF; this is encoded by the coding sequence ATGAAATTACATTCTGCTCGTTTTGCCTTGCCTTCCTTTCGCCGCAGCCTGATCGGCGCCGCCGTCATGGCCATCTGTTCCGGCCACGCGCTGGCCGTCCAGCCATTTACTGTCAAGGACATCCGGGTCGAAGGGATCCAGCGTACTGAAGCGGGCACCGTGTTTGCCTACCTGCCGGTGCGGGTTGGCGAAACGTTCTCCGACGAGAAGAGTATCGCCGCCATCAAGGCCCTGTATGCGACGGGCATGTTCAAGGATGTGCGCCTGGAAGCCGAGGGCGACGTGCTGGTGGTGCTGGTCGAGGAACGTCCGGCCATCGCTTCCGTGGCATTTACGGGTACCAAGGAATTTGAAAAGGATGTGCTGGTCAAGGCATTGAAGGAAATCGGCGTGGGTGAAGCCAAGATTTTCGACAAGGCATCCGTTGACCGCGCGGAACAGGAACTCAAGCGCCAGTACCTGTCGCATGGCCTGTACGGCGTGAAGATCACCACCACCGTCACGCCGATCGAGCGCAACCGCGTCAACGTGGTGTTCGCCGTCGACGAGGGCGACGTGGCCCGCATCAAGCAGATCAATATCGTCGGCAACAAGGCCTTCACCGACAAGGAGCTGCGCGAACAGCTGGCCTTGAACACGGGCGGCTGGTTCAGCTGGTACACCAAGGCCGATCAATATTCGAAGACCAAGCTGACGGGCGACATCGAAGCGCTCAAGTCCTACTACCTGGACCGCGGCTATATCGAGATGCAGGTCGACTCGACGCAAGTGTCGATCACGCCCGATAAAAAAGACATTTACCTGACGATCAATATCACCGAAGGTGAAAAGTACAAGATCGCCGGCACCAAGTTCGAAGGCGAGATGTTCGGCCGCGAAGAAGAACTGAAAGCGCTGAACCTGATGCGCGAAGGCGAGATCTATTCGGGCGCGCGCCTGACGGCCACGAACAAGCGCATCCAGGACCGCCTGGCCACGTTCGGCTACGCCTTTGCCAACGTCAACGCGAATCCGGAAATCAACCGCGAAAAGCATGAAGTCGGTTTCACCTTTTTCATCGATCCGGGCAAGCGCGTCTACGTGCGCCACATGAATATCGCCGGCAACACCACCACGCGCGATGAAGTCATCCGCCGTGAATTCCGCCAGTTCGAATCGTCCTGGTACGACAGCAACAAGATCAAGCTGTCGCGCGACCGTGTCGACCGCCTCGGCTACTTCAAGGACGTGACCATCGACACGCCGGAAGCGCAGGGCACGACCGACCAGGTCGACGTCAACGTGACGGTGGTGGAAAAACCAACGGGTAACTTCCTGATCGGCGGCGCGTTCTCGCAATCGGAAAAATTCACGCTGTCGGCGTCGATTTCGCAGGCCAACTTCGCCGGTAGCGGCAACACGGTCGGCATTGAACTCAATACCAGCCATTACAGCCGCACCATTGCGTTTTCGCAAACCAATCCGTACTACACGGACGATGGCATTTCGCGCAGTTTTGAAGTCTACCTGCGCACGACGGAACCGCCGGCGCTGAACATCGGCAGCTACAAGATCAAGCAAACCGGTGGCCGCGTCAGTTTCGGCGTGCCGTTCTCGGAAGTCGATACCGTCTTCTTCGGTATCGGCGGCGAGCGCTCGCGCATCGAGACCGATATCACCAGCCCGATCCGCTTCAAACAGTACGTGGTCGACAATGGCGGCCCGTCCGACGGCATCGGTTCGGCCACGACGAATTCCATCCCGCTGACGGCGGCATGGCAGCGCGACAGCCGCGACAGCGCCCTGACGCCATCGATCGGCCGCTACCAGCGCGTCAACCTGGAGGCTGACCTGATCGGCGACCAGAAGTACTTCCGTGCCATCTACGAGCACCAGTATTTCCGTCCGCTGTTCAGCAAAGTCACCCTGGCGCTGAAGGGCGAGCTCGATTACGGCCACGGCATCGGCAAGCACGTGTATCCGGTCTTCAAGAACTTCTACGGCGGCGGCATCGGTTCGGTGCGCGGCTACCTGAGTTCCTCGCTGGGCGCGGTCGAACCGAGCACCAACGATGCCTTGGGCGGCGCTTCGCGCCTGATCGCCAACGCGGAACTGCAGATGCCATTCCCCGGTTCGGGCAATGACCGCAGCTTGCGCTGGTTCGGTTTCCTTGACGGCGGCCAGGTCTACCAGGAAGGCGAAAAAATGCGTCTGTCGCAATTGCGCTATTCTGCTGGCTTGGGCATCAGCTGGATTTCACCGGTGGGCCCGCTCAAACTGAGCTATGCCAAGCCGCTGAACGCCAAGCCGACGGATCGCCTGGAGCGCTTCCAGTTCCAGATGGGCACCGGTTTTTAA
- a CDS encoding OmpH family outer membrane protein, translated as MNTASATLPKTLAVIALCWSSLLPVQAQAQESKIAWISSERIYNESRLAKLASAKLAEEFRSREKAVQELASRFKVANEALEKDMPTLSEAERAKRQREFFELDKELQRRQREFREDLSQRTNEERSAIAEKANTIIQQMAHIEGYDIVLQEALWASPRIDITDKVLKALDK; from the coding sequence ATGAACACCGCATCCGCTACCCTGCCCAAGACCCTTGCCGTGATCGCATTGTGCTGGAGTTCGCTGTTGCCGGTGCAGGCGCAGGCTCAGGAGTCGAAGATCGCCTGGATCAGCAGCGAACGTATTTATAACGAATCGAGACTGGCCAAGCTGGCCAGCGCCAAGCTGGCCGAAGAGTTCCGCTCGCGTGAAAAGGCCGTGCAGGAACTGGCCAGCCGCTTCAAGGTCGCCAACGAAGCCCTGGAAAAGGACATGCCGACCCTGAGCGAGGCGGAGCGCGCCAAGCGCCAGCGCGAGTTTTTCGAGCTGGACAAGGAGCTGCAACGCCGTCAGCGCGAGTTCCGCGAAGACCTGAGCCAGCGCACGAACGAAGAGCGTAGCGCCATCGCGGAAAAAGCCAACACCATCATCCAGCAGATGGCGCATATCGAAGGATATGACATCGTGCTGCAGGAAGCCCTGTGGGCCAGCCCGCGCATCGACATTACCGACAAGGTTTTGAAGGCGCTGGATAAGTAA
- the lpxD gene encoding UDP-3-O-(3-hydroxymyristoyl)glucosamine N-acyltransferase: MGTRLGELVERFGGQLAGDANLEVTGIAPLADAGASHISFLSNSKFRAQAAQSGACALILTPADDALIGGEYAGARIVTPNPYVYFARAAQYFAALHDIKPPVGIHASAIVDDGAQVDATASVGPRAVIEAGAVIGPACVIGAGCVVGRDAVIGAGTQLFANVTFHARCVIGQRGIIHSGAVIGTDGFGFANEGGVYIKIPQTGRVVIGDDVDIGANTTIDRGALADTIIEDGVKLDNQIQIGHNCHIGAHTAMAGCVGVAGSAVIGKYCTFGGAAMVLGHLTIADRVHVGSGSMVSRSILEAGQYTGFYPLAKNADWEKSAAIVRNLSSMREKIRALEKTIKTLTTQDEK; the protein is encoded by the coding sequence ATGGGCACTCGACTAGGTGAATTGGTCGAACGCTTCGGCGGGCAATTGGCGGGCGATGCCAACCTGGAAGTTACAGGCATCGCACCGCTGGCCGACGCCGGCGCTTCGCACATCAGCTTTCTCAGCAATAGCAAATTCCGCGCACAGGCGGCCCAGAGCGGCGCTTGCGCGCTGATACTCACGCCGGCCGACGACGCGCTGATCGGCGGCGAGTACGCCGGCGCGCGTATCGTCACTCCGAATCCCTATGTGTATTTCGCGCGCGCGGCGCAGTATTTCGCCGCCCTGCACGACATCAAGCCGCCCGTGGGTATCCATGCCAGCGCCATCGTTGATGATGGCGCGCAGGTCGACGCGACCGCATCGGTCGGGCCGCGCGCCGTGATCGAAGCGGGCGCCGTGATCGGTCCTGCCTGCGTCATCGGCGCCGGTTGCGTGGTAGGGCGCGACGCCGTCATCGGCGCCGGTACCCAGTTGTTCGCCAACGTCACCTTCCATGCGCGCTGCGTGATTGGCCAGCGCGGCATCATCCATTCGGGCGCCGTCATCGGCACCGACGGATTCGGCTTTGCCAACGAAGGCGGCGTGTATATCAAGATTCCGCAGACGGGCAGGGTGGTGATCGGTGACGATGTCGACATCGGCGCCAACACCACCATCGACCGTGGCGCACTGGCCGACACCATCATCGAAGATGGCGTCAAGCTCGATAACCAGATCCAGATCGGCCACAACTGCCACATTGGCGCGCACACGGCCATGGCCGGTTGCGTCGGCGTGGCCGGCAGCGCCGTCATCGGCAAGTACTGCACCTTTGGCGGCGCCGCCATGGTGCTGGGCCACCTGACCATCGCCGACCGCGTCCACGTGGGCTCGGGCAGCATGGTTTCGCGTTCGATTCTTGAGGCGGGCCAGTACACGGGCTTCTATCCGCTGGCCAAGAACGCCGACTGGGAAAAGAGCGCCGCCATCGTGCGCAACCTGTCAAGCATGCGCGAGAAGATCCGCGCGCTTGAAAAAACAATTAAAACACTGACCACGCAAGACGAAAAATGA
- the fabZ gene encoding 3-hydroxyacyl-ACP dehydratase FabZ, translating into MTTEKKTLDILAIKSLLPHRYPLLLVDRVLDWEANKTITAIKNVTVNEEFFQGHFPHKPVMPGVLMIEALAQTAALLSFLSMGVKPDENSVVYFVGIDNARFKRPVEPGDQLKMDVEILRVSRGIWKYKAVGTVDGKVALEAELMCTIRSAQDASQSASQPAGQ; encoded by the coding sequence ATGACTACTGAAAAAAAGACCCTCGACATCCTCGCCATCAAATCGCTGCTGCCGCACCGTTACCCGCTGCTGCTGGTTGACCGCGTGCTGGACTGGGAAGCGAACAAAACCATCACCGCCATCAAGAACGTGACGGTCAACGAAGAGTTCTTCCAGGGCCATTTCCCGCACAAGCCGGTCATGCCTGGCGTGCTGATGATCGAAGCGCTGGCGCAGACGGCGGCCTTGCTGTCGTTCCTGTCGATGGGCGTGAAACCGGACGAAAATTCGGTGGTGTACTTTGTCGGTATCGACAATGCGCGCTTCAAGCGTCCCGTCGAACCGGGCGACCAGCTGAAGATGGACGTGGAAATCCTGCGCGTTTCGCGCGGCATCTGGAAGTACAAGGCCGTCGGTACGGTCGACGGCAAGGTCGCGCTGGAAGCGGAACTGATGTGCACCATCCGCAGCGCGCAGGATGCGAGCCAATCTGCGAGCCAGCCAGCGGGGCAGTAA
- the lpxA gene encoding acyl-ACP--UDP-N-acetylglucosamine O-acyltransferase yields MAAIHSTAVIDPKAELDSSVEVGPYTIIGPHVRIGAGTKVGPHVVIDGHTTIGSDNHLFQFSSIGAQPQDKKWAGEATRLDIGDRNTIREFCTFNTGTVQGGGVTRLGNDNWISAYVHLAHDCLVGNNTIFSNNAQLAGHVEIGDWVIMSGFANVHQFCKIGAHAFVGMSTSLTQDVPPFVLLNGNPAQAHGVNIEGLKRRGFTREQINGIRTAYKLIYRSGLTLEESKAALFEEEAASSPEVAQHIRAMREFLGVASRGIVR; encoded by the coding sequence ATGGCGGCCATCCACTCCACGGCAGTCATCGATCCGAAGGCCGAGCTCGACAGCTCGGTCGAGGTGGGTCCGTACACCATCATCGGTCCGCACGTGCGCATCGGCGCTGGCACGAAGGTTGGCCCGCACGTGGTCATCGACGGCCACACGACGATCGGCAGCGACAACCACCTGTTCCAGTTTTCCTCCATCGGCGCGCAGCCGCAGGATAAAAAATGGGCGGGCGAGGCGACGCGCCTGGACATCGGCGACCGCAACACCATCCGCGAATTTTGCACCTTCAACACGGGCACCGTGCAGGGTGGCGGCGTGACGCGCCTGGGCAATGACAACTGGATCTCGGCGTATGTGCACCTGGCGCACGACTGCCTGGTGGGCAACAACACGATTTTTTCCAACAACGCGCAGCTGGCGGGCCACGTGGAAATCGGCGACTGGGTCATCATGAGCGGCTTCGCCAACGTGCACCAGTTTTGCAAGATCGGCGCGCACGCCTTCGTCGGCATGAGCACCAGCCTGACGCAGGACGTACCACCGTTCGTCCTGTTGAACGGTAATCCGGCGCAAGCCCACGGCGTCAATATCGAAGGCTTGAAACGCCGCGGCTTTACGCGCGAGCAGATCAACGGCATCCGCACCGCGTATAAACTCATCTACCGCTCGGGACTGACCCTGGAAGAATCCAAGGCTGCCCTGTTCGAAGAAGAGGCGGCGTCGTCGCCCGAGGTGGCGCAACACATACGCGCCATGCGCGAATTCCTTGGCGTGGCGTCGCGTGGCATCGTCCGCTGA
- the lpxB gene encoding lipid-A-disaccharide synthase, with protein MASSADQTSGLPVANVAIVAGEVSGDLLASRLLSGLVPQLPGTRFHGIGGEHMARQGFVSDWPLDKLTVRGLFEIIPRYREIKGIQNALRDQLLAERPAVFIGADYPGFNLGLEQQLKEGGIPTVHYIGPQIWAWRGGRIKKIIKAVSHMLVIFPFEQEIYRKAGVPVTYVGHPLAEMIPLQPDEAAARRALGLPEDANVVTLMPGSRAGELKYNTVAFVTACKLLLARDRSLRFVAPMAGEKQRQYFLQLIAEAGLQDVEILLTDGGSHTAICAADAVLVASGTASLEVALYKKPMVIAYKMMRASWEIMRHMGYQPWIGLPNILARDYLVPELLQNAASPEALAEAMWQQLSDVPGRLRLVQRFTDMHHSLLRDSAQESANAVMQVIAAHRK; from the coding sequence GTGGCATCGTCCGCTGACCAAACCAGCGGCCTGCCGGTCGCCAACGTCGCCATCGTCGCCGGCGAGGTGTCGGGCGACCTGCTGGCCAGCAGGCTGCTGTCCGGCCTCGTGCCGCAGCTGCCTGGAACGCGCTTCCACGGCATCGGCGGCGAGCACATGGCCAGGCAGGGTTTTGTCTCTGACTGGCCGCTCGACAAGCTGACCGTGCGCGGCCTGTTCGAGATCATCCCCCGCTACCGCGAGATCAAAGGCATCCAGAACGCGCTGCGCGACCAGCTGCTGGCCGAGCGTCCCGCCGTCTTCATCGGCGCCGACTACCCGGGTTTCAACCTGGGGCTGGAACAGCAACTGAAGGAAGGCGGTATCCCCACGGTGCACTACATCGGGCCGCAGATCTGGGCCTGGCGCGGTGGCCGTATCAAGAAAATCATCAAGGCCGTCTCGCACATGCTGGTGATCTTTCCGTTCGAGCAAGAGATCTACCGCAAGGCGGGCGTGCCCGTCACCTATGTCGGCCATCCGCTGGCCGAAATGATTCCGTTGCAGCCCGACGAAGCGGCCGCGCGCCGTGCCCTGGGCTTGCCGGAAGACGCGAATGTCGTGACCCTGATGCCGGGCAGCCGCGCGGGCGAACTCAAATACAATACGGTGGCTTTCGTGACCGCCTGCAAATTGCTGCTGGCGCGCGACCGCTCCCTGCGTTTCGTCGCGCCCATGGCCGGCGAAAAACAGCGCCAGTACTTCCTGCAATTGATCGCGGAAGCGGGCTTGCAGGACGTCGAGATACTGCTCACCGACGGTGGCTCGCACACGGCCATCTGCGCCGCCGATGCGGTGCTGGTGGCGTCCGGCACGGCGTCGCTGGAAGTGGCGCTGTACAAGAAGCCCATGGTCATCGCCTACAAGATGATGCGCGCTTCGTGGGAGATCATGCGCCACATGGGCTACCAGCCGTGGATAGGTTTGCCGAACATCCTGGCGCGCGACTACCTGGTGCCCGAGCTGCTGCAAAACGCGGCCAGCCCCGAGGCGCTGGCCGAGGCCATGTGGCAGCAGCTGAGCGACGTGCCGGGCCGTTTGCGCCTGGTGCAGCGCTTCACGGACATGCATCACAGCCTGCTGCGCGACAGCGCGCAGGAAAGCGCGAATGCCGTCATGCAGGTCATCGCCGCACACCGCAAGTAA
- the rnhB gene encoding ribonuclease HII → MKNIYPGLFDDLPFSLDEIICGVDEAGRGPLAGPVFAAAVILDPNQPIDGLRDSKKLSEAKRDLLAPQIKAKALAWAIAEASEEEIDRLNILQASMLAMRRAVEALATVPTLALIDGNRCPVMPIRGMAIVGGDDKVDSISAASILAKTARDAALVHLHAAYPEYCFDQHKGYGTKLHLERLHLHGASPVHRRSFAPVRNVIALFGGQEVAA, encoded by the coding sequence GTGAAAAATATCTATCCCGGCCTGTTTGACGACTTGCCATTCTCGCTCGATGAAATCATCTGTGGCGTCGACGAGGCAGGCCGCGGTCCGCTGGCCGGCCCCGTGTTCGCCGCCGCCGTGATCCTCGACCCGAATCAGCCGATCGACGGCTTGCGCGATTCGAAAAAACTCAGCGAAGCCAAACGCGACCTGCTGGCGCCGCAGATCAAGGCCAAGGCCCTGGCCTGGGCCATCGCCGAAGCGTCGGAAGAAGAGATCGACCGCCTGAACATTTTGCAGGCATCGATGCTGGCCATGCGCCGCGCCGTCGAGGCGCTGGCGACCGTGCCGACCCTGGCCCTGATCGACGGCAACCGCTGTCCCGTGATGCCGATACGCGGCATGGCCATCGTCGGTGGCGACGACAAGGTCGATTCGATTTCGGCCGCCTCGATCCTGGCCAAGACGGCGCGCGACGCGGCCCTGGTGCATCTGCACGCGGCCTATCCCGAGTACTGCTTCGACCAGCACAAGGGCTATGGCACCAAATTGCACCTGGAACGCCTGCACCTGCACGGCGCCTCGCCCGTGCACCGCCGCTCGTTCGCGCCCGTGCGCAACGTGATCGCCCTGTTTGGTGGACAGGAGGTGGCGGCATGA
- a CDS encoding TrmH family RNA methyltransferase: MKTITSRDNAQYKDLLKLAGSSQARRKSGRTLLDGVHLCQSYLQLRGMPEQCIVSESALRNPEVMEIVGQLESQRAHVLGLPDALYNAVSQVEHGVGVMFLIETPERAVTQPLSVSAVLLDNLQDPGNVGSILRSAAAAGITQVYCSAGTAFCWSPKVLRAAMGAHFVLDIFENVDLAALVSGATVATLATSGYATQQLYDVDLRQPVAWLFGHEGQGVADDLLSMATHQVVIPHLGQIESLNVAACAAVCFFEQLRQGRT; this comes from the coding sequence ATGAAGACGATTACCTCGCGCGACAATGCGCAATACAAGGATTTGCTGAAACTGGCGGGCAGTTCGCAGGCGCGCCGCAAGTCGGGCCGCACCCTGCTCGATGGCGTGCATCTGTGCCAGTCGTATCTGCAACTGCGCGGCATGCCGGAGCAATGCATCGTCAGCGAAAGCGCCTTGCGTAACCCCGAAGTGATGGAGATCGTCGGCCAGCTGGAAAGCCAGCGCGCGCATGTACTGGGCTTGCCCGACGCGCTGTACAACGCGGTGAGCCAGGTCGAACACGGCGTGGGCGTGATGTTCCTCATCGAGACGCCGGAGCGGGCCGTCACGCAGCCGCTGAGCGTGTCGGCCGTGCTGCTCGATAACCTGCAGGATCCGGGCAACGTGGGGTCGATTTTGCGCAGCGCGGCCGCCGCCGGCATCACGCAGGTGTACTGCAGCGCCGGCACGGCCTTCTGCTGGTCGCCGAAGGTGCTGCGCGCAGCGATGGGCGCACACTTCGTGCTCGACATCTTTGAAAACGTCGACCTGGCGGCGCTCGTGTCGGGCGCCACGGTGGCGACCCTGGCCACCAGCGGCTATGCCACGCAGCAGCTGTACGACGTCGACCTGCGCCAACCGGTCGCCTGGCTGTTTGGCCATGAAGGGCAGGGCGTCGCCGACGATTTATTGTCGATGGCGACGCACCAGGTGGTCATTCCGCACCTGGGCCAGATCGAATCGCTGAACGTGGCCGCCTGCGCCGCCGTCTGCTTCTTCGAGCAGCTGCGTCAGGGGCGTACTTGA
- the ppsR gene encoding posphoenolpyruvate synthetase regulatory kinase/phosphorylase PpsR — translation MTQEPRPPLPSAARTVFFVSDGTGITAETFGHSVLTQFDLRFRQIRLPFIDTMDKAYEAARKINEAFATDGQRPIIFSTLVKNDLSAVIRKSSGMHMDLIQTFVAPLEQELGVMSTHTIGRSHNIVDSEEYKNRIEAINYSLAHDDGQSHKNLSSADVILVGVSRSGKTPTSLYLAMQYGIKAANYPLIPDDFERDKLPSALLEFKNKIFGLSITPERLSEIRNERRAGSKYAAIENCRYEVNEAEKMMKREGIRWLSSTTKSIEEISTTILQEIKPNRREY, via the coding sequence ATGACACAAGAACCACGCCCTCCTCTGCCCTCCGCGGCCCGCACCGTCTTCTTCGTTTCCGACGGCACCGGCATCACCGCCGAGACGTTCGGCCACTCGGTGCTGACGCAGTTCGATCTGCGCTTCCGCCAGATCCGCCTGCCCTTCATCGACACCATGGACAAGGCCTACGAGGCGGCGCGCAAGATCAACGAAGCGTTTGCCACCGATGGCCAGCGCCCCATCATTTTCTCGACCCTGGTGAAGAACGACCTGTCGGCCGTGATCCGCAAGTCCAGCGGCATGCACATGGACCTGATCCAGACCTTTGTCGCCCCGCTGGAGCAGGAGCTGGGCGTGATGTCGACCCATACCATCGGCCGTTCGCACAACATCGTCGACAGCGAGGAATACAAGAACCGCATCGAGGCGATCAACTATTCGCTGGCGCATGACGACGGCCAGTCGCACAAGAACCTGTCCTCGGCCGATGTCATTCTGGTGGGTGTATCGCGCTCTGGCAAGACCCCGACCAGCCTGTACCTGGCCATGCAATACGGTATCAAGGCGGCCAATTATCCGCTGATTCCCGACGATTTCGAGCGCGACAAGCTGCCTTCCGCCTTACTGGAATTTAAGAATAAAATTTTCGGATTGAGCATTACGCCCGAACGTTTGTCGGAAATACGCAACGAAAGACGCGCTGGCAGCAAGTATGCGGCCATCGAAAATTGCCGTTACGAGGTCAACGAGGCGGAAAAAATGATGAAACGCGAGGGTATCCGCTGGCTGTCGTCGACCACCAAGTCGATCGAGGAGATCTCCACGACCATTTTGCAAGAGATTAAGCCGAACCGCCGCGAATATTGA